One stretch of Flavobacterium sp. 9 DNA includes these proteins:
- a CDS encoding hybrid sensor histidine kinase/response regulator transcription factor, whose translation MNKLKSFLVICFLSISAFGQNYPIRHLDISSGLSNNSVATIYQDQNGYMWFGTFDGLNRYDGNDFKIYRHIHTDPNSIQGNAISCIEGDYKNNLWIGTTAGPVVFNAERSSFTPLKYIGIDKKVKPLKITAYEIIAVHSQNIILVATKEMIVAYKEGEQTGTAIPFNGKLNYIARSISYDAKKQIFYVFVTGSGLCKYDLKSKKLTLLNNTITGANCIKLTNEGLWIGSDEGAHLYNANLNTYSKNYFQEKTVVRDFYQQDNRLWIATDGAGLFTITKNQSTPILYKASGPVSLLNSKSLYDIFESKNGEMWFGTLRGGVSMMGKKPLYFNHFKSKDPLTNKEDEDPAANFMLSFCEDDKKNIWIGTDGAGMRYWNRKQNTYDVYSTTSSGGRKLQSNFVTSIVRDSDNAIWVAMWKGGVCRIDPNSKAIQNFSIYNQFTKKAEQESWLLFLDSRNTLWLAITNAGALYQFDRKQNKFICYSNTLRDVTCLYETKDGKIWGGTFNSFFEIDTKTKKVKNYHSEYTIRCITEDQNKNLWIGTVEGGLLLFDRKTATSKKYTTQNGLSSNTVLRLLEDKKGNLWMSTYHGISRLNPKNNTFRNFGVADGLQGNQFSWNAGTKLSTGEFIYGGINGFNVFDPENIKDKKNTGKFLLNDLLVNNQSLKSDSPYVTGKKLEMISDVELPYEKSALSFDFVYLDYVNSEKINTAYFLEGWDKNWNYASKDNRANYSRLTEGTYVFKVKTTDIFGNWTNEVTLATVTILPPWYRTWWAYTFYLIAAIAAIYAYVGYHKNKERLRYEIKLARMEHKKDKEHAEKQFSMFTYIAHELRTPLSLIINPLKSAIERKNRSEDDLDLNLAYKNAKRLLSLTDQLLLFRKAETDLDELKISKINLNSLCREIYESFTQMAAVKSLNYQFIEEKTPTEIYGDYEKLEITLFNLISNAFKFTPNNGSISIEIIENLADVSIIISDTGSGINENEIDTIFEKFKQSQSKASNGFGIGLYVAKYFVNKHHGEIECKSKIGEGTSFIITLPKGNSHFAEMNINENHSHMSPLVGELLEGMPADNQNTAENRTQPSHPENLQDELISTKKVLLIVEDNPEMNHYLVQLFTKNYIVYSAANGLEGLKLVEKHMPDIVLSDISMEGMNGLDLCKKIKQNDDLSHIPVILLTATTSNDIHLQSITEGADDYVTKPFDSDILLARVDSVLRNRGQLRKYFLDSITLRENVNKVPTEYKEFLDKCIEIVEANIENNDFNLKTFSAEMGMSHSSLYKKIKAISGQTVNVFIRSIRIRRAAVIMLTENINIAQVGPQVGIEDQRYFRQQFVKLFGMKPSEYIKKYRNSFNKELNIIQKKDN comes from the coding sequence ATGAATAAGCTAAAGTCCTTTCTTGTTATTTGTTTTCTTTCCATAAGTGCATTTGGACAGAACTACCCGATAAGACATCTTGATATTTCGTCAGGACTTTCTAATAATTCGGTTGCGACTATATATCAGGATCAGAATGGTTATATGTGGTTTGGAACTTTTGACGGACTTAACAGATATGATGGAAATGATTTTAAAATTTACCGCCATATTCATACGGATCCAAATTCTATTCAGGGAAATGCTATAAGCTGTATCGAAGGTGATTATAAAAATAATTTGTGGATTGGAACAACAGCCGGTCCAGTTGTTTTTAATGCAGAACGCTCCTCTTTTACTCCATTAAAATATATTGGAATTGATAAAAAAGTCAAACCTTTAAAAATTACGGCTTACGAAATAATTGCTGTACATTCTCAAAATATAATTCTTGTTGCTACAAAAGAAATGATCGTCGCTTATAAAGAAGGCGAGCAAACCGGAACTGCGATACCTTTTAACGGAAAATTAAATTATATCGCAAGATCAATATCTTATGATGCGAAAAAACAAATCTTCTATGTTTTTGTAACCGGTTCAGGTCTTTGCAAATATGATCTTAAATCAAAAAAACTAACACTTCTCAACAATACAATTACCGGAGCAAATTGCATAAAGCTCACAAATGAAGGTTTATGGATTGGATCCGATGAAGGGGCGCATTTATACAATGCGAATCTGAATACTTATTCTAAAAATTACTTTCAGGAAAAAACAGTCGTTCGCGATTTTTACCAGCAAGACAACAGACTTTGGATTGCCACCGACGGCGCGGGTCTTTTCACTATTACAAAAAACCAGTCTACTCCTATTTTATATAAAGCAAGCGGTCCAGTTTCATTACTGAACAGTAAATCTCTTTATGACATATTTGAAAGTAAAAACGGAGAAATGTGGTTCGGAACTCTCCGAGGCGGCGTGAGTATGATGGGGAAAAAACCACTTTATTTTAATCATTTTAAAAGCAAAGATCCACTGACCAATAAAGAAGATGAAGATCCTGCCGCAAACTTCATGCTTTCTTTCTGCGAAGACGACAAGAAAAATATCTGGATTGGTACTGATGGCGCCGGAATGCGATATTGGAACAGGAAACAAAATACCTACGACGTTTATTCTACAACATCGTCTGGCGGAAGAAAACTGCAAAGTAATTTTGTTACAAGTATAGTCAGAGATTCTGATAATGCAATTTGGGTCGCCATGTGGAAAGGTGGAGTTTGTCGTATTGATCCAAATTCAAAGGCAATTCAGAATTTTTCGATTTATAATCAATTCACTAAAAAAGCAGAACAAGAATCATGGTTGCTCTTTTTAGATTCAAGAAACACCTTGTGGCTTGCCATAACTAACGCAGGCGCATTATATCAATTTGATAGAAAACAAAATAAATTCATTTGCTACAGCAACACTTTACGCGATGTTACTTGTCTCTATGAAACCAAAGACGGAAAAATATGGGGCGGAACATTCAATTCGTTTTTTGAGATAGATACCAAAACAAAAAAAGTAAAAAACTATCATTCTGAATACACAATAAGATGTATTACTGAAGATCAAAATAAAAATCTTTGGATTGGTACTGTAGAAGGCGGTTTGCTTTTATTTGATCGAAAAACAGCCACTTCTAAAAAATATACCACTCAAAATGGTCTTTCGAGTAATACCGTACTTCGCCTTTTAGAAGACAAAAAAGGAAATCTCTGGATGAGTACGTATCACGGAATTTCAAGATTGAATCCAAAGAATAATACTTTTAGAAATTTTGGCGTCGCTGATGGATTGCAGGGAAATCAATTTAGCTGGAATGCAGGCACAAAACTTTCTACAGGAGAATTTATTTATGGAGGTATAAACGGATTCAATGTTTTTGATCCTGAGAATATAAAAGACAAAAAAAATACCGGTAAATTTTTATTGAATGATTTGCTGGTAAACAATCAGTCTTTAAAATCAGACAGTCCTTATGTGACCGGAAAAAAACTTGAAATGATAAGCGATGTCGAACTTCCTTATGAAAAATCGGCATTAAGTTTTGATTTTGTTTACCTTGATTATGTCAATTCCGAAAAAATAAATACCGCTTACTTTCTTGAGGGTTGGGATAAAAACTGGAATTATGCTTCAAAAGATAACAGAGCTAATTATTCCAGATTGACCGAAGGAACTTATGTTTTTAAAGTAAAAACAACCGATATTTTTGGAAATTGGACTAATGAGGTAACGCTGGCAACGGTAACAATTCTTCCGCCTTGGTATAGAACATGGTGGGCATATACATTTTATCTCATCGCTGCAATCGCCGCCATTTATGCATATGTAGGTTATCATAAAAACAAGGAAAGGCTTCGCTACGAAATAAAACTTGCCCGAATGGAGCATAAAAAAGATAAGGAACATGCCGAAAAACAGTTTTCGATGTTTACATATATTGCGCATGAATTGCGAACTCCTTTATCCTTAATTATAAATCCGCTTAAAAGCGCTATTGAAAGAAAAAACCGTTCTGAAGACGATCTGGATCTAAATCTCGCCTATAAAAATGCAAAACGATTATTGAGTCTTACAGATCAATTACTATTATTTAGAAAAGCCGAAACGGATCTTGATGAACTCAAAATTTCGAAGATTAATTTAAACTCGCTTTGTCGTGAAATCTACGAAAGCTTTACACAAATGGCAGCCGTAAAAAGTCTAAATTATCAATTTATCGAAGAAAAAACACCGACCGAAATATATGGCGATTACGAAAAATTAGAGATTACCCTTTTCAATTTAATTTCTAATGCTTTCAAATTTACTCCTAATAATGGATCAATAAGCATTGAGATAATCGAGAATCTTGCCGACGTTTCTATCATTATATCTGATACCGGAAGCGGAATCAATGAAAATGAAATTGACACTATTTTCGAAAAATTCAAGCAAAGTCAGTCTAAAGCCAGCAATGGTTTTGGAATAGGACTTTATGTTGCTAAATATTTCGTGAACAAACATCATGGCGAAATAGAGTGTAAAAGTAAAATTGGAGAAGGCACTTCGTTCATTATTACACTTCCAAAAGGAAATAGCCATTTTGCAGAAATGAACATAAACGAGAATCATTCGCATATGTCGCCACTTGTAGGTGAACTTCTTGAAGGAATGCCAGCGGATAATCAAAATACAGCTGAAAATAGAACTCAGCCATCGCATCCGGAAAATCTACAGGATGAATTAATCAGTACAAAAAAAGTATTGCTAATTGTTGAAGACAATCCTGAAATGAACCATTATCTCGTGCAACTTTTTACCAAAAATTATATTGTTTATTCAGCGGCAAATGGTCTTGAAGGATTAAAACTTGTAGAAAAACATATGCCGGATATTGTATTGAGCGATATTTCTATGGAAGGTATGAACGGTTTGGATTTATGCAAAAAAATCAAGCAGAATGATGATTTAAGCCATATTCCAGTAATACTTCTCACCGCTACAACGAGTAATGATATTCATTTGCAAAGTATTACAGAAGGCGCCGATGATTATGTGACCAAACCTTTTGACAGTGATATACTTCTGGCACGAGTAGATTCCGTTCTCCGAAACAGAGGACAATTGCGCAAGTATTTCTTAGACAGTATAACGCTTCGTGAAAATGTAAATAAAGTTCCTACTGAATACAAAGAATTTCTGGACAAATGCATCGAAATCGTAGAAGCCAATATTGAAAACAACGATTTTAATCTAAAAACTTTTTCAGCTGAAATGGGAATGAGTCATTCAAGTCTTTACAAAAAGATTAAAGCTATTTCAGGACAAACCGTAAATGTTTTTATCCGATCTATCAGAATCCGAAGAGCAGCAGTAATTATGCTTACCGAAAATATTAATATCGCACAGGTTGGCCCACAAGTTGGTATCGAAGATCAACGTTATTTCCGTCAACAGTTCGTAAAATTATTCGGGATGAAGCCTTCAGAATATATCAAAAAATATAGAAATTCTTTTAATAAGGAATTGAATATAATTCAGAAAAAGGACAATTGA
- a CDS encoding SH3 domain-containing protein yields MASCCDAKPKESGRCTGSASCSACSNCSRCAHCSNGGSCGVCASYSPPVRYTAPRTVSKSRVKTASKNTVTHSSNSNFYSEPKKEKVTKKTIVNYRSEDMLAVDSEILNLREGPGTEYEVIEVLERHALLKVIAVDGEWLQVKVINSGNYGYVNIKHVYKI; encoded by the coding sequence ATGGCAAGCTGCTGTGATGCAAAACCTAAAGAAAGTGGGCGATGCACCGGTAGTGCATCTTGCAGTGCGTGCTCAAATTGTAGCAGATGTGCACATTGCTCGAATGGTGGAAGCTGCGGAGTATGTGCTTCGTATTCGCCACCTGTTAGATATACAGCGCCACGTACAGTTAGCAAGAGCAGAGTTAAAACAGCTTCTAAAAATACTGTAACTCATTCTTCTAATTCGAACTTTTATAGCGAGCCTAAAAAAGAAAAAGTAACTAAAAAAACGATAGTTAATTATCGTTCTGAAGATATGCTTGCAGTTGATTCAGAAATTCTTAATTTACGAGAAGGACCTGGTACTGAATACGAAGTAATTGAAGTATTGGAAAGACATGCGTTGCTAAAGGTTATCGCTGTTGATGGTGAGTGGTTACAAGTCAAGGTAATTAATTCGGGTAATTATGGATATGTAAATATAAAGCATGTTTACAAGATTTAG
- a CDS encoding WD40 repeat domain-containing protein, with translation MIIINLLIIILCNQTFAQNSITKEILWTTDWSPNGKFIAIGGNIDTLKIYNEKDLKSFKSYHIKNTITRIKWHPSKNIIAVSTQMSGDKSSIINLDTNEKIELNGISPDGARGIDWNNTGEYLAVGDNDGQILIYTIKGELIKKFNNENTKGIMAIDWHPQKNTLTTVTDKIRFYDIDGNLLKSIKHRKEEVMLLSIAWHKSGTFFVTGDYGDEKDKSLLQYWDENGKLLQSIDISKAEYRNLTWNSKGSKLATASDALRIWDTNGKLVSEGNSKDYLWGVSWNKQGNKIITSSMEQNIILWNNKAERILAIE, from the coding sequence ATGATAATTATAAATTTGCTGATTATTATTTTATGCAATCAGACATTTGCCCAAAATTCGATAACAAAGGAAATTCTTTGGACAACGGATTGGAGTCCGAATGGGAAATTCATAGCGATTGGCGGAAATATTGACACTTTAAAAATTTATAATGAAAAGGATCTAAAATCATTCAAGTCATACCATATAAAGAATACTATTACGCGTATAAAGTGGCATCCTTCAAAAAATATAATTGCTGTATCGACACAAATGTCAGGTGACAAATCGAGTATTATTAATTTGGATACGAATGAAAAAATTGAATTAAACGGAATTTCACCAGATGGAGCAAGAGGAATTGACTGGAACAATACAGGTGAATATTTAGCTGTTGGAGACAATGACGGACAAATATTAATTTATACTATAAAAGGTGAATTAATTAAAAAGTTTAATAATGAAAATACAAAGGGCATAATGGCTATTGATTGGCATCCTCAAAAAAACACTCTTACAACGGTTACAGACAAAATACGTTTTTATGACATTGATGGGAATTTGCTAAAATCAATAAAACATAGAAAAGAAGAAGTGATGTTATTAAGTATTGCCTGGCACAAATCAGGTACTTTTTTTGTTACAGGCGATTATGGTGATGAAAAAGACAAATCTCTGCTTCAATACTGGGATGAAAACGGTAAATTATTACAATCAATTGATATAAGTAAAGCAGAATATAGAAATTTAACCTGGAATTCAAAAGGAAGCAAATTAGCAACTGCAAGTGATGCGTTGAGAATTTGGGATACCAACGGCAAACTTGTCTCTGAAGGAAATTCTAAAGACTATTTATGGGGTGTTTCCTGGAACAAACAAGGAAATAAAATTATTACATCAAGTATGGAGCAAAATATAATACTTTGGAATAATAAAGCAGAAAGAATATTAGCTATTGAATAA